One Simonsiella muelleri ATCC 29453 DNA window includes the following coding sequences:
- the modB gene encoding molybdate ABC transporter permease subunit has product MQNILPALLLSLKVAGCATFINLILGTLLGYALAKTRVLGRDLLDTILTLPMVLPPTVMGYYLLVLFGSQGKLGQWLKQTFDINLIFTWQGAVLAATVVTFPLMVKPARAAFENVNPQLEQAARTLGVNEWAIFFRVTLPLAWRGILAGLLLAFARALGEFGATLMIAGSIPNETQTLSIAVYEAVQAGDDDLANQLVIIISLVCVAILWLTQYLSKPRYQS; this is encoded by the coding sequence ATGCAAAATATTTTACCTGCTTTATTATTGTCGCTAAAAGTAGCGGGTTGTGCGACTTTTATTAATTTGATATTGGGGACGCTACTGGGTTATGCGTTGGCAAAAACTCGCGTATTGGGACGTGATTTGCTGGACACAATATTGACTTTGCCGATGGTTTTGCCACCGACTGTGATGGGATATTATTTGCTGGTTTTGTTTGGTTCGCAAGGTAAATTGGGTCAATGGCTTAAGCAAACTTTTGATATTAATCTAATTTTTACATGGCAGGGTGCGGTATTAGCGGCGACAGTGGTAACTTTTCCATTGATGGTCAAACCTGCACGCGCGGCGTTTGAGAATGTGAATCCGCAATTGGAACAAGCTGCTAGAACTTTGGGCGTGAATGAATGGGCGATTTTTTTTCGGGTAACGTTGCCTTTGGCATGGCGTGGGATTTTGGCGGGTTTGTTATTGGCATTTGCGCGGGCGTTGGGTGAGTTTGGTGCGACTTTGATGATTGCAGGCAGCATTCCCAATGAGACACAAACCTTGTCTATTGCTGTGTACGAGGCGGTACAGGCTGGCGATGATGATTTGGCAAATCAATTGGTTATCATCATTTCGCTGGTGTGTGTGGCGATTTTGTGGTTGACGCAATATTTAAGCAAACCACGTTACCAATCCTAA
- a CDS encoding putative quinol monooxygenase, with protein MIAVYASCIVLPEKQAEFEKVAREFIRASRGHAGCLQYECGKVTDKITEYAFVEKWASQADLDAHLAHEFFVQNAPRLIELTANGLTIDTLELLAA; from the coding sequence ATGATTGCTGTATATGCAAGCTGCATCGTCTTGCCTGAAAAACAAGCTGAATTTGAAAAAGTGGCGCGTGAATTCATCCGTGCCAGTCGTGGACACGCAGGCTGCCTGCAATATGAATGCGGCAAAGTTACCGATAAAATTACCGAATACGCATTCGTAGAAAAATGGGCAAGTCAAGCCGATTTGGACGCGCATTTGGCACATGAATTTTTTGTTCAAAATGCGCCGCGTTTAATTGAATTGACCGCCAACGGTTTGACGATTGATACATTAGAATTATTGGCGGCTTAA
- a CDS encoding response regulator — translation MNQKIRIVLIDDHNLFRSGIKALLSRQADFDIVGEAADGLSGVKLVEQTKPDIVLLDLDMPVMNGREALAQILSVRSEQNVVMLTVSEDSEDLTECMRFGARGFLLKNINADFLVDSIKRAVDGDNVFSPEMTARLVQSLIRPHNAGTGSALDTLTPRELEILGHLAAGHSNKIIARQLDLAEFTIKVHVQNILRKLELSSRVQAAVYAVQHKVPQPTAH, via the coding sequence ATGAATCAAAAAATTCGCATTGTTTTAATTGATGACCATAATTTGTTCCGTAGCGGTATCAAAGCACTGCTTTCTCGCCAAGCCGATTTTGATATTGTGGGCGAAGCGGCTGACGGTTTGAGTGGCGTGAAGTTGGTGGAACAAACCAAACCCGATATTGTCTTGCTGGATTTAGATATGCCAGTGATGAACGGGCGCGAAGCATTGGCACAAATTCTCAGCGTTCGCAGCGAACAAAATGTTGTGATGTTAACAGTTTCGGAAGACAGCGAAGATTTAACCGAATGTATGCGCTTTGGGGCGCGTGGTTTTTTGCTGAAAAACATCAACGCCGATTTTTTAGTTGACAGCATCAAACGTGCTGTTGATGGCGACAATGTGTTTTCGCCAGAGATGACGGCGCGGTTGGTACAATCGCTGATTCGTCCGCACAACGCAGGCACTGGCAGCGCGTTAGACACACTCACACCGCGCGAATTGGAAATTTTAGGGCATTTGGCCGCAGGACACAGCAATAAAATCATCGCCAGACAACTGGATTTAGCAGAATTCACCATTAAAGTACACGTTCAAAATATTTTACGCAAATTAGAACTTAGTAGCCGCGTTCAGGCTGCCGTATATGCTGTGCAACACAAAGTCCCACAACCAACCGCTCATTAA
- a CDS encoding TOBE domain-containing protein, protein MKTSTRNCFHGVISQIDELNGVYQIAVQQHDFIVYSHISPHAFARLQPKIGNMAIVMIKASAVSLMAEITPFRLSAENVLLGTIDAVERGAVNNIVLISLKNGENAVATITLDSSEHLDVHAGEEIYAVFNASNTILGLV, encoded by the coding sequence ATGAAAACCAGTACCCGAAATTGCTTTCACGGTGTCATTAGCCAAATTGATGAATTAAATGGTGTCTACCAAATTGCAGTACAACAGCATGATTTTATTGTATATAGTCATATCAGCCCACACGCGTTCGCCCGACTGCAACCCAAAATAGGCAACATGGCGATTGTGATGATTAAAGCGTCTGCGGTATCGCTGATGGCGGAAATCACGCCGTTTCGGTTGTCGGCAGAAAACGTTTTGCTCGGCACGATTGACGCGGTGGAACGTGGTGCAGTAAACAATATTGTGTTGATTTCATTAAAAAATGGTGAAAATGCAGTTGCCACCATCACATTGGACAGCAGCGAACATTTAGACGTTCACGCTGGAGAAGAAATTTACGCAGTGTTTAATGCGTCCAACACTATTTTAGGTTTGGTGTGA
- a CDS encoding ABC transporter ATP-binding protein, with protein MIFDFNLHKKIITSNHEFILHSECQSNAKRIAIIGASGSGKSLTLQLLAGLLKPLSGSLKIDGKLYGDTTQKIWLPPQKRDVGVMFQDYALFPHLTVAQNVAFGLQNHWRDPNRQVNELTEKWLNRMQLSHLANHYPNHISGGQKQRVALARACIRQPRWLLLDEPFSALDTELRQQMRLEVSDLQKELDIPMLLITHDKADCDVLADEIWRMENGKLSRQ; from the coding sequence ATGATATTTGATTTTAATTTGCATAAAAAAATTATTACGTCTAATCATGAGTTTATACTTCATTCAGAATGCCAAAGTAATGCCAAACGCATTGCCATTATTGGGGCGAGTGGTTCTGGGAAAAGTCTGACTTTGCAATTGTTGGCGGGGCTGCTCAAACCGCTTTCAGGCAGCCTGAAAATTGATGGAAAACTATATGGCGATACCACGCAAAAAATTTGGTTGCCACCACAAAAGCGCGATGTGGGTGTGATGTTTCAAGATTACGCGCTGTTTCCGCATCTGACGGTGGCGCAAAATGTGGCGTTTGGCTTGCAGAATCATTGGCGTGATCCCAATCGTCAAGTCAATGAATTAACAGAAAAATGGCTCAACCGTATGCAGTTGAGCCATTTGGCCAATCATTATCCGAATCACATTTCGGGTGGGCAGAAGCAGCGTGTGGCGTTGGCGCGAGCGTGTATTCGTCAACCGCGTTGGTTGCTTTTGGACGAGCCGTTTTCTGCCTTGGATACCGAATTACGCCAACAAATGCGTTTGGAAGTTTCTGATTTACAAAAAGAATTGGATATTCCCATGTTGCTGATTACCCATGATAAAGCCGATTGCGATGTGCTGGCAGACGAAATTTGGCGCATGGAAAATGGGAAATTAAGCCGCCAATAA